ccctctcctcctgctctctgcgGGCGATCTCCTGTATGAGGGCGGCGTGACGTCTCTTCTCTGCTTTGTTCAGACCTCGTCTATCTTCCTGGGCCTGATGCTCCCTCTCTTGCCTCTTCAGCTCAGCCATAGTGAGCTTCTCTTTCAGCAGCAGCCTCTCCTGCTCCAGCATGGctgccctctcctcctccagggCCTTCAGGTTCTGCTCCTGCAGAGCTTTCTTATGTTTCTCCTCTCGTGCTGCCTGCTGTAACCTCAGCAGACGGTTGCGTTCCTGCTGCTCTGCGAGCTCCCTCCATCGCTCCTCACTCTCCTCAGCCTGTCTCATTTTGGCAGCTGCTGACTGTCGCTCCTGCTGGCTGAGTCTACGCTGGCGAATCGATACCTGGGTCTGCCACACCCGCTGGCACTGAAGCACGGCACgctgcttctctctctcctcctgctctcggCGTAGCTCCTCCATTCTGCGTTCACTATCCCACTGAAGGTGAGCCACGTAACGGGTCTGACTCATGATGTCTTCCTCCTGGTATCTGGCAAGCATCAGAGCTGCAATCTTGCGGTCGCGCTCAGACACAGCCTTCAGGCCTCGACGCTTCACCTCCTTCACTATGCGCTCCACCTTCTGTGTTGTCTGAATAGAGTGGCTCAGGTCGCCGAGGCTGAGGCTGCGGCCCATCAGGGAGTTGAAAGTGGCCATAGTGCGAGCTCGAGGACTGGAGACTTTAGCCCAGTGATCTCGCGGACCGTCCCAGCTGTAAGAAGATGAAGCACCTGACTCTGATGAGGTGCATGTAGTAGTAGtcgtggtggtggaggtggaagAGCAGACCGGATCCATCCTCCGCTGTAAGGACTCCAATGAATGGCTTTTTCCTCGCACCTTGGAGTGAAAGCCAAGATGTCCATTGTGCTGAGAGAATGGTGTTCCTGTTACGCCGTTCAGAGGCGTCCCGGGGCTCTGAACTGCAGGCTTTGTCACTGATGATGTTAATGTGGAGTTGGCTCTGGGGAAGGCGGGGGGTTTGGGTGTCGATCTGGGGAAAGTGTTTGAGGATTTACCGCCTGATGACTTCCTGATTACTGGTGGAGGGCCAGAGGAGAGCGGCCGTGTAGTTTTCACTTGTTCAGATGAAGAGGACAGAAGATGCTTTCCTTGGAAACCACCCCTGGGAGACGGTGTAGATGTTGTAGAACCAGTTCTTGAGGACGGAGTAGATGCTGCATGGGCAGTTTTAGGGGAGGTGCTCGTGGTCGGAGCTTTAGATAAAATAGATGTACCTGTTTTAGAGGTCGGACCTGATGCTGCAGCTCTAGAAGATGCTCCAAAATCAGGGGCTGAGCTGGAGGTCACCGGCCCAGATTTAGGAGGCTGAGCGGAGCCAGAGGACGCTTTGTGCTGCTGCTCCACAGAGGAGGCTGACGCACTGCTGCTGGTATTGACTGTCGCCTGCAGaatcctccttttctcctctctgactatcctctctctctcctccctgcaCTGTCTCAGTTTCGCGTGTCTGTCCCTCTCGTAGACTTCAAACAGGCCTGTCGCAACACGCATGGAGCGACCAGGAGCCTCCCGGGCAAAGTCAGCCAGCGGGCGGGGCAGGAGTTCCACTGGTTTGACCCCACATCGAGCACACGCCTCCAGAGAGTGAGGGCTTGTTAACACGTAGCGGCTGCCCTCTGCAGCTGGTGAGTCAAAGTTGTACAGGTCCAGGTGCAATTTTGGCGACGTATCAGTCTGAGTCTGTGGTTGCTCAGGTGGGACCCCCTGAGAGGCGGTGTCTGGGCCCGGGGTTGCAGTGTGGCAGGGACTCGGCTCAGAACTGCCAGTGGGGGGCGTCTCGAAACCGGCATCCCCGTCCTCCTCTGTTGTCGTGCCATCGGCCTGTTCTGGCAGTCGAGGGTCTTCAGTGGCCACAGCTGGCGTGTCGAGTTGTGGACCTTTACACTTGCTCTGCTCCTCAGCCT
This Epinephelus lanceolatus isolate andai-2023 chromosome 15, ASM4190304v1, whole genome shotgun sequence DNA region includes the following protein-coding sequences:
- the ccdc177 gene encoding coiled-coil domain-containing protein 177 — encoded protein: MVDPSEAEEQSKCKGPQLDTPAVATEDPRLPEQADGTTTEEDGDAGFETPPTGSSEPSPCHTATPGPDTASQGVPPEQPQTQTDTSPKLHLDLYNFDSPAAEGSRYVLTSPHSLEACARCGVKPVELLPRPLADFAREAPGRSMRVATGLFEVYERDRHAKLRQCREERERIVREEKRRILQATVNTSSSASASSVEQQHKASSGSAQPPKSGPVTSSSAPDFGASSRAAASGPTSKTGTSILSKAPTTSTSPKTAHAASTPSSRTGSTTSTPSPRGGFQGKHLLSSSSEQVKTTRPLSSGPPPVIRKSSGGKSSNTFPRSTPKPPAFPRANSTLTSSVTKPAVQSPGTPLNGVTGTPFSQHNGHLGFHSKVRGKSHSLESLQRRMDPVCSSTSTTTTTTTCTSSESGASSSYSWDGPRDHWAKVSSPRARTMATFNSLMGRSLSLGDLSHSIQTTQKVERIVKEVKRRGLKAVSERDRKIAALMLARYQEEDIMSQTRYVAHLQWDSERRMEELRREQEEREKQRAVLQCQRVWQTQVSIRQRRLSQQERQSAAAKMRQAEESEERWRELAEQQERNRLLRLQQAAREEKHKKALQEQNLKALEEERAAMLEQERLLLKEKLTMAELKRQEREHQAQEDRRGLNKAEKRRHAALIQEIARREQEEREEARRAAEEKLSRSLENYEQIVERRGQELKEKAKREEQQILKARKAAEKRERQQQQLLEARVKEAEKRAQQAAVVAEERAKEKAQRAVQSRLEKEKLQKLNRQRVEEEERQRRLELLQSIERKLEKSEQIFKEKRAVLESARSVARASFHVRDKVREETNMRTFDKMALEAQLKASLDEK